In one Magallana gigas chromosome 7, xbMagGiga1.1, whole genome shotgun sequence genomic region, the following are encoded:
- the LOC105334119 gene encoding voltage-dependent calcium channel gamma-5 subunit, with translation MYCGAKVLTLISFVLGAISIGTLSLSVATDSWLFTEEEMECEVDNITVMVPVQVRSGLFRFCTIYSEMNSDDHCVTMSIDLNEERLEERLTSTAIMRANRVSTVFPIVSLILLVIATSLSVIGNIKNDVKTLVSSGIHILSGLMLAVGIILYISAINDEVGHRPKPSEADEDTKKFDYEYGWSFFFAGTSFLLIMTTAVILVSLYLQRNSKREDLVKIIPGLGDIVESDVNDDVFASNNPTIIL, from the exons ATGTACTGCGGGGCTAAAGTGTTAACTCTGATCTCGTTTGTCCTGGGCGCCATCTCTATCGGGACCCTGTCTCTGTCAGTGGCCACCGACTCCTGGCTCTTCACCGAGGAAGAAATGGAGTGTGAGGTTGACAACATCACTGTGATGGTTCCGGTCCAGGTCAGGTCCGGTCTGTTCCGGTTCTGTACCATTTACTCCGAAATGAACTCCG ATGACCACTGTGTCACAATGAGTATCGACCTGAATGAAGAGAGACTGGAGGAACGACTGACGTCCACCGCCATCATGC GTGCTAACAGAGTGTCCACGGTGTTCCCCATTGTCTCTCTCATCCTCCTCGTGATCGCCACCTCCCTCAGCGTCATCGGAAACATCAAAAATGACGTCAAGACGCTCGTCTCGTCTGGTATCCACATCCTATCAG GGCTCATGTTAGCCGTTGGCATCATTCTGTACATCTCTGCTATTAACGATGAGGTTGGACATCGACCAAAGCCTTCCGAGGCGGACGAAGACACAAAGAAGTTCGATTACGAGTACGGCTGGTCGTTCTTCTTTGCCGGGACTTCTTTTCTTCTCATTATGACCACAGCCGTCATTCTGGTGTCACTCTATCTACAACGAAACTCAAAAAGAGAAGATCTTGTCAAGATTATCCCCGGTCTGGGTGACATAGTCGAATCTGACGTCAATGATGACGTCTTTGCTAGTAACAATCCAACCATCATTCTGTGA